From the genome of Thermaerobacter marianensis DSM 12885:
CGGACTTCTGGCCGCGGGCGAGGCCGGGCTGATTCACCGGGCCCTCGCCCTCCGACCCGGCGTTCAGGTCTCGCGGCTGGCGGGTGGCTCGCCGGAAGGCACCCTGCCACCGGGCGGCTCGCCGGAGGGCACCCAGCCTCGCCCGACCTCACCGGGCGGCAACGCGGCAGGCGGCCACCTATCAGGCGTCGACGCGGCGGTCGGCACCGCGCCAGGCGAGCCCCTGCCGGGCCAGGTGCTCGCCGACCTGGATCTGCTGGTGGTGGCCGGCTTGCCGCTGCCGTCCGGCCTCCCTGCCACCCTACCGGTGATCTGGATCGATCCGCCCGCGGAGGCGGGGCCCGGCAGGACGGTCAGCCCCGGGGCCGCCCACGATACCCTCGGTGCCTCCTTTCAACCCCGGTCCATCGCCGTGGCCGCCAACGGCGAGGCACAGCGCTTGTTGCACCTGGTTCCTCTGGACGGGGTGACCTTGCTGGCGGCGCGAGCGCTTACCCTGCAGCCCGGCGAGGTGCCCCTGCTGCTCGGCGACGGCCGGCCCATCGCCACGTACCGTCCGCCCGCGCCCGGCCGGGGAGGCCGGGTCGTCCTGGGCTTCGACCCCTATCAGGGAACCTTGCTGCTGCGGCCGGCCTGGCCGCTGCTGGTCCAGTCGCTGGTCGACCACCTGGCCCCGGGTGGCCTGGGGGCTCCAACGGAGATGGTGGCCGGGCAAGCGCTGCACCTGGCCCCTTCCCCCTGGCTCACCGACGTCACGGTCTTCTCCCCCTCCGGCCAGGTGGTGCCGCCCGGCGCCCTGCTGGACGAACCCGGCCTCTACCGCGTCACCGCCCGCTCCGTGGCGCGGCGCGCCCCAGAACAAGGGGCTTGGGGCGGGCCGGGCCCCGGACGGCAAGACACGGGAACCGTGGAAACGGGCATTTGGGTGCGCCCCCACCCGCTGGAGTCGGCGGCGGTGGCCCGGGCGGCCCCGGTGCCTGCTGGGGTCGCCGGGGAGGCGGCGGAAGGGCCTGGCGGGGAGACGACCACCGGCGGGCCCTCCGCCCCCCGCGTGCCGGCCCCCGGTGCGGTGCCCAGTTGGGCGGAGCACCCCGGCTGGCGCTGGGCCGCCTGGCTGGCGCTGGCGGCGCTGGTGGCCGGGACGTGGGTGGTGCGCCATGAGCTTTGATCATCCGTGGCTGTTGCTGCTGCTGATCGTGCCCGTGGCCGTCGCCCTGGGCTGGCCGGGGGCCGGCGGCGGTGACGGGCTGGGCCGCCGGCTCTGGCCTGCATTCCCGTCCGGGTTCCTGCGCCCGGGTCGCTGGCGTCCCGGTCGCCGCCAGGTTGGTCCGGGGCGGCCGCGTCGCCCGTGGCCCGGTCGCTGGCGACCGGGCCGCCTGCTCCGCGCGGGCCGCCTGCTCCGCGCCGTGGCTCTGGCATGCTTGATCCTGGCCCTGGCCGGTCCCACCCTCCCCCTTCCCGCTGGCGGCCT
Proteins encoded in this window:
- a CDS encoding BatA domain-containing protein, which produces MSGGPSGFFQTSGWGWAGPLAALAGAGVILLLYLLRRQPQRLVVPSTLLWQHILRDAVARRPWQRLRSRLSLWLELLVALALALALARPMLPGGEPILAGAVWVLDATASMGAGDRWQEALAVIREDLEQAGPGFRGALLRAGPQPQWIAGPGATAAEIVRALDRLAGGSGASLVAPPGPGEGTSPGSSRWLPPGPSGGTTDWPAVLALAYGAAGALPPGSPVRVVTDGTDPALAEQLASPPPGPHPLEMVTLGEPVENTAILAVSPPEPAGAEGPASRPAHGPPAPARITVTLIHYGREPASVTVVVEPARGGATVREEPPQRVTLAPGRPAQVSFTVPGGAPLYRVALVPGDAYPADDVAWSVPRTDSSLYVGLLAAGEAGLIHRALALRPGVQVSRLAGGSPEGTLPPGGSPEGTQPRPTSPGGNAAGGHLSGVDAAVGTAPGEPLPGQVLADLDLLVVAGLPLPSGLPATLPVIWIDPPAEAGPGRTVSPGAAHDTLGASFQPRSIAVAANGEAQRLLHLVPLDGVTLLAARALTLQPGEVPLLLGDGRPIATYRPPAPGRGGRVVLGFDPYQGTLLLRPAWPLLVQSLVDHLAPGGLGAPTEMVAGQALHLAPSPWLTDVTVFSPSGQVVPPGALLDEPGLYRVTARSVARRAPEQGAWGGPGPGRQDTGTVETGIWVRPHPLESAAVARAAPVPAGVAGEAAEGPGGETTTGGPSAPRVPAPGAVPSWAEHPGWRWAAWLALAALVAGTWVVRHEL